One genomic region from Rhizomicrobium palustre encodes:
- a CDS encoding EF-hand domain-containing protein, translating into MRTKLLGAAALSVLALVLSACGGGGERMPVHVGEEWHGPILILRRYAGPDGYLTRKQLEEGLRKDFDAADLNHDGVLQPDEARVVNQARWKEDQSAISPLQDWNGDGVIDFNEFAATARALFNQVDRDGNGVLTPQELRISGKDGTKTGPDDAPQDGKQGAPEREHRRGGHGTAG; encoded by the coding sequence ATGCGGACCAAACTTCTCGGCGCGGCGGCGCTTTCTGTTCTCGCGCTGGTGCTCTCGGCCTGTGGCGGCGGCGGGGAGCGGATGCCGGTGCATGTGGGCGAGGAGTGGCACGGGCCGATTCTGATCCTGCGCCGCTATGCCGGGCCAGATGGCTATCTCACCCGCAAGCAATTGGAGGAGGGGCTGCGCAAGGATTTCGACGCTGCCGACCTCAACCATGATGGCGTGCTGCAGCCGGACGAGGCGCGGGTGGTAAATCAGGCGCGCTGGAAAGAGGATCAATCGGCGATTTCGCCGCTGCAGGATTGGAATGGCGATGGGGTGATTGACTTCAATGAGTTCGCCGCCACCGCCCGGGCTCTGTTCAACCAGGTGGACCGGGACGGTAATGGCGTCCTGACGCCGCAGGAGCTGCGAATCTCCGGCAAGGATGGGACGAAAACCGGCCCCGATGACGCTCCCCAAGACGGAAAACAGGGGGCTCCGGAGCGCGAACACCGCCGCGGCGGCCACGGAACAGCGGGATAA
- a CDS encoding DUF5597 domain-containing protein — MRTIVSAAALGAMVASGAVAAEAPRIVQKDGRHALLVDGKPFLMLGGQIHNSSAWPVELGQVWESAAALHANTVEAPIYWEQFEPQQGHFDTTNIDALIKGARAHNLHLVLLWFGTWKNGNMHYVPSWVKEDSKRFPRTIRPDGEPLDVLSPLGRNTLAADKAAFVALMNHLKKVDGDEHTVLVVQVENESGNIGSVRDNSPEANALFASQVPADLLAAAHKSAGTWKEVFGSEADETFQVYYQAKYINEIAAAGKAVFNIPYSINVWVSYPPNALAQRAVEQPGIGYPSGGAVQKMVGLWKALAPSIDVIGPDIYGDGRDFVENLLQTYARPDNPLMIPEIGRSDNFAKIFYKALGHGAIGFAPFGIDRTGWNILGDEAWPAHARNFRLFAPMSREVAKLEFEGKVKTAVEEPGKPTQEIDFGEWQATVAYGYPQRDGETPPGTKDHHGAAFIAQLGPDEFLVTGLDASVIFHLKDKKPWMRSQFVTVEQGSFEKGVWKPVRLWNGDETDRGLCFHQDVEVVRVKMQKF, encoded by the coding sequence ATGCGGACGATCGTCTCCGCAGCGGCTTTGGGGGCTATGGTAGCAAGCGGTGCCGTCGCTGCGGAGGCGCCCCGGATTGTCCAAAAAGATGGCCGTCATGCGTTGTTGGTAGATGGAAAGCCCTTCCTGATGCTGGGCGGGCAAATTCACAACTCCAGCGCTTGGCCGGTCGAATTGGGACAGGTCTGGGAATCGGCCGCAGCCCTGCACGCCAATACGGTTGAAGCCCCTATTTATTGGGAGCAGTTCGAACCGCAGCAGGGGCATTTCGACACCACCAATATCGATGCGCTGATCAAAGGCGCGCGCGCCCATAACCTGCATTTGGTTCTTCTCTGGTTCGGAACCTGGAAGAACGGCAACATGCATTATGTGCCTTCCTGGGTGAAGGAGGATAGCAAGCGCTTCCCGCGCACAATCCGCCCCGATGGTGAGCCCCTTGATGTGCTTTCTCCGCTGGGGCGCAACACGCTCGCGGCCGATAAGGCTGCCTTTGTGGCCCTTATGAACCATCTCAAGAAAGTGGATGGCGACGAACACACCGTGCTGGTGGTTCAGGTGGAAAATGAATCGGGCAATATCGGCAGCGTGCGCGACAATTCACCTGAGGCCAATGCACTGTTTGCCAGTCAGGTTCCTGCTGATCTTCTCGCGGCGGCGCATAAGTCTGCAGGGACCTGGAAAGAGGTCTTCGGCAGCGAGGCGGATGAAACCTTCCAGGTTTATTATCAGGCTAAATACATCAATGAAATCGCGGCGGCCGGCAAAGCCGTGTTCAACATTCCCTATTCGATCAATGTCTGGGTGTCTTATCCGCCTAACGCGCTCGCGCAACGCGCCGTGGAGCAGCCGGGCATAGGCTATCCCAGCGGCGGAGCGGTTCAGAAAATGGTCGGCTTGTGGAAGGCTCTTGCGCCATCCATCGATGTTATCGGGCCGGACATCTATGGCGATGGGCGCGATTTTGTCGAAAACCTGCTACAGACTTATGCACGCCCGGACAATCCTCTGATGATCCCTGAAATTGGGCGCAGCGATAATTTCGCAAAGATCTTCTATAAGGCGCTTGGTCATGGCGCGATCGGCTTTGCACCCTTCGGTATCGACCGGACAGGCTGGAACATTCTGGGCGACGAAGCCTGGCCCGCACATGCGCGCAATTTCCGGCTTTTCGCCCCGATGAGCCGCGAAGTCGCCAAGCTGGAATTCGAAGGCAAGGTGAAGACCGCTGTCGAGGAACCCGGTAAGCCCACGCAGGAAATTGATTTCGGCGAGTGGCAGGCGACGGTCGCCTATGGCTATCCGCAACGGGATGGCGAGACCCCGCCAGGTACAAAAGACCATCATGGCGCGGCCTTCATCGCCCAGCTTGGACCGGACGAATTTCTGGTTACGGGCCTAGATGCCAGTGTGATCTTTCATTTGAAGGATAAGAAGCCTTGGATGCGCAGCCAGTTCGTCACGGTGGAGCAGGGTAGCTTTGAGAAAGGCGTCTGGAAGCCGGTGCGGCTTTGGAATGGCGACGAAACCGATCGCGGCCTTTGCTTCCACCAAGACGTCGAAGTCGTGCGCGTGAAAATGCAGAAATTCTAA
- a CDS encoding urea amidolyase associated protein UAAP2 — protein MTLSTSTLDPAKAVYDQSVPARAPWSHLIKKGQILRIVDAKGQQAVDTLFYSAEKPEERYSAQDTLAEQGSAYVTTGTRLISNAGNLMATVIADTSGDHDTSAGACSCEANTVRFGHQTKYMHACRENFVVALAGHAMSKRDIVSNINFFMNVPVLPNGELAIVDGMSKLGDYVEIRAEMDVICAISNCPQVNNPCNGFNPTPIQILIWDGPA, from the coding sequence ATGACTCTTTCCACCTCCACTCTTGATCCGGCCAAGGCTGTTTACGACCAGTCGGTTCCGGCGCGCGCGCCGTGGTCGCATCTGATTAAAAAAGGGCAAATACTGCGCATTGTCGATGCTAAAGGCCAACAAGCGGTGGACACGTTGTTTTATAGCGCCGAAAAGCCGGAAGAGCGCTACAGCGCCCAGGACACGCTGGCCGAACAGGGCTCTGCGTATGTCACCACCGGCACGCGGCTGATTTCCAATGCCGGAAATCTCATGGCAACGGTCATCGCTGATACGAGTGGTGATCACGATACATCGGCAGGGGCGTGCAGTTGCGAAGCCAACACGGTTCGTTTCGGGCATCAGACCAAATACATGCATGCATGCCGGGAGAATTTCGTGGTCGCACTCGCCGGCCATGCCATGAGCAAGCGCGATATCGTCTCCAACATCAACTTCTTCATGAATGTTCCAGTGCTTCCCAATGGCGAACTCGCGATTGTGGATGGCATGTCTAAGCTAGGCGACTATGTTGAAATCCGGGCCGAGATGGATGTGATCTGCGCCATTTCCAACTGTCCGCAGGTGAACAATCCTTGTAATGGCTTCAACCCCACTCCAATCCAAATATTAATCTGGGATGGCCCTGCCTGA
- a CDS encoding urea amidolyase associated protein UAAP1 — protein sequence MGQNEPTPEEYRARYFALKAQAQLANASRPAAKRLENPTVLPPELIGVEEIIPPGWYWTGRIARGQSLRLINAEASAGVAALFWNAHDTSERLNPGDTVKVQWTARISRGHLLLSDMGRAIASITEDTCGYADLIANGTTRKALERKYGADVYRRNSHDNFILAAAKHGLSERDVGPCISFFAPVVTDEAGNFFWNADALKPGAYVDLRAEMDLIVALSNCPHLLSGGVEAKPVRLQIWNSPPAQLDDFNRTATEETVRAFENTDAYLAGY from the coding sequence TTGGGCCAGAACGAACCAACGCCCGAAGAGTATCGCGCACGCTATTTTGCGTTGAAAGCGCAGGCTCAACTTGCCAATGCTTCGCGCCCCGCCGCCAAACGGCTCGAAAATCCTACTGTGCTGCCGCCCGAACTGATTGGGGTCGAGGAGATAATCCCGCCGGGCTGGTATTGGACCGGGCGTATCGCGCGCGGGCAATCGCTGCGCCTGATCAATGCGGAAGCCTCAGCGGGCGTCGCCGCGTTGTTCTGGAATGCGCATGACACCTCTGAGCGGCTCAATCCCGGCGATACGGTGAAGGTACAGTGGACGGCGCGGATATCTCGCGGGCATCTTCTACTGTCGGATATGGGCCGAGCGATCGCCTCCATAACTGAGGACACTTGCGGCTACGCAGATCTGATTGCCAACGGCACCACACGCAAGGCCTTAGAGCGCAAATACGGCGCTGATGTCTATCGCCGTAACAGCCATGACAATTTCATTCTGGCGGCTGCAAAGCACGGGCTGAGTGAGCGCGATGTTGGGCCCTGCATCAGTTTCTTTGCGCCGGTGGTGACCGACGAAGCGGGAAATTTCTTCTGGAATGCCGATGCGTTGAAGCCGGGCGCATATGTCGATCTGCGCGCAGAGATGGATCTCATCGTTGCTCTTTCCAATTGTCCGCATCTTTTGAGCGGCGGAGTGGAGGCAAAGCCGGTGCGCCTGCAAATCTGGAATTCGCCCCCCGCGCAGTTGGACGACTTCAACCGCACTGCCACTGAGGAAACGGTGCGCGCCTTCGAAAACACAGATGCCTATCTCGCTGGATATTGA
- a CDS encoding 5-oxoprolinase/urea amidolyase family protein: MFKTVLIANRGEIAGRIIRTLDKMGIASAVAASDADRFTPPMLAVGRVIRLGGGGVQDTYLDADKIIAAAQAAGADAVHPGYGFLSENADFAERLNRSGITFIGPRPEHIRAFGLKHSAREIALACGVRLLQGSGVLRHFDEAMAEAARIGYPVMLKSTAGGGGVGMQLCHSPEELADRFDRVARLAASNFGDGRLYIERYVASSRHIEVQIFGDGKGGVVTLGERDCSLQRRHQKVVEEAPAPNLSQSLRRYVHDAAIALARHVNYASAGTVEFVYDVERAEAYFLEMNTRLQVEHPITEELYGVDLVEWMLRQAAGELVLPNQESLVPRGAAIEVRLYAEDAVHDFRPSTGTITAVQWPEGTRVESWVAPGVDVSRYYDPMLAKLITHGESRDIALEKMRAALAETKLWGITNNLSYLDATLSMEAFVAGEVVTSSLSHLAFSPGVVEVIAPGTFTGLQDWPGRLGYWSVGVPPSGPMDDRAHCIVNQIVGNASGAAALECTLTGPTLRFGHDCVIALGGAKMQAMLDGLPVPYWQAIEVRAGQVLSLGEIQGPGMRSYIAVRGGFDAPLYLGARASFALGEFGGPATGILKAGQQLSFAQDFVEGPPAVVSDIPQLTRNWDIAVHYGPHGAPEFFAPDDIDDLFSAEYEVHFNSARTGIRLIGPQPRWTRADGGEAGLHPSNIHDNAYAIGAIDFTGDMPIILGPDGPSLGGFVCPAVVAKDELWKLGQLRPGDKLHFHPVDHVTRKPIKPKSDRLRELPDVVVRRAGDENILVEFGPMAVDFASRLKAHLLMQSLQYEKGLIDCTPGIRSLQIHYNSEVWREDKLLDAISERVAALPSPESVIVPSRIVHLPLSWNDPYTQLAMRKYQELVRPNAPWCPDNIEFIRRINGLSSEAEVQRVLFDASYLVLGLGDVYLGAPVATPLDPRHRLVTTKYNPARTWTPENAVGIGGAYLCVYGMEGPGGYQLVGRTIQMWNRWRKTACFEEPWLLRFFDQIRFFQVSTAELAEAREAFPHGAYPLRIETSTFSLAAHREFLSTHADSITAFKYCQQKAFEIERQRWCDDGLDILVANGAAADSDEAIPVGATPVYASTAGSVWKLETAPGAHVAAGTTILITETMKMEIAVTAPCSGKLLQLRCQPGQVVQAGQLLALIGVT; encoded by the coding sequence ATGTTCAAAACGGTCCTCATCGCTAATCGTGGAGAGATTGCCGGCCGCATCATTCGCACGCTCGATAAGATGGGTATTGCGAGTGCTGTGGCTGCTTCCGATGCGGACCGTTTCACCCCGCCTATGTTGGCTGTTGGGCGCGTTATCCGGCTGGGCGGTGGCGGCGTTCAGGATACCTACCTCGATGCCGACAAGATAATCGCGGCGGCGCAAGCGGCAGGTGCAGATGCGGTGCACCCCGGCTATGGTTTTCTGTCCGAAAATGCCGATTTTGCGGAGCGTCTGAACCGCTCAGGTATCACCTTTATCGGGCCAAGGCCGGAACATATCCGCGCCTTTGGTTTGAAACATAGCGCGCGAGAAATTGCTTTGGCTTGTGGCGTGCGGTTGCTGCAGGGCAGCGGCGTGCTTCGCCACTTTGATGAGGCGATGGCTGAGGCGGCACGTATTGGCTATCCGGTGATGCTGAAAAGCACCGCTGGCGGCGGTGGCGTCGGCATGCAGCTTTGCCATTCGCCCGAAGAGCTAGCAGATCGGTTTGATCGCGTGGCGCGGCTCGCGGCGAGCAATTTCGGTGATGGCAGACTTTATATAGAGCGTTATGTGGCCAGCTCGCGGCATATCGAGGTGCAGATCTTCGGCGATGGTAAGGGCGGTGTTGTCACCTTGGGGGAGCGTGATTGTTCCTTGCAGCGGCGCCATCAAAAAGTGGTGGAGGAGGCACCGGCCCCCAATCTTTCTCAATCTCTCCGCCGGTATGTGCACGACGCCGCCATCGCGCTTGCGCGTCATGTCAATTATGCTTCCGCGGGTACGGTCGAGTTTGTTTATGATGTGGAACGCGCTGAAGCCTATTTCCTCGAAATGAATACACGCCTTCAGGTCGAGCACCCGATAACAGAAGAATTGTATGGCGTCGATCTCGTGGAATGGATGCTGCGGCAAGCTGCAGGTGAACTCGTCCTGCCGAACCAGGAAAGCCTGGTTCCGAGGGGCGCGGCGATAGAGGTGCGGCTATATGCAGAAGATGCCGTCCACGATTTCCGTCCTTCGACCGGCACCATTACGGCCGTTCAATGGCCGGAAGGTACGCGGGTGGAAAGCTGGGTAGCGCCCGGTGTGGACGTATCGCGATACTACGATCCCATGCTCGCCAAGCTGATTACGCATGGCGAAAGTCGTGATATAGCTTTGGAAAAAATGCGTGCTGCACTGGCGGAAACAAAGCTCTGGGGCATCACAAACAATCTTTCCTATCTCGATGCGACGCTGTCGATGGAGGCATTTGTCGCGGGTGAGGTGGTAACCTCGAGCCTAAGCCACTTGGCATTTAGCCCTGGTGTTGTCGAAGTGATTGCTCCTGGAACCTTTACCGGCCTGCAGGACTGGCCGGGGCGCTTGGGGTATTGGTCTGTCGGAGTTCCGCCATCCGGGCCGATGGATGATCGCGCCCATTGTATCGTCAATCAAATCGTCGGCAACGCATCTGGCGCTGCTGCCCTGGAATGCACCTTAACCGGTCCAACTTTGCGATTTGGGCATGATTGTGTGATCGCGCTGGGCGGCGCAAAGATGCAGGCGATGCTGGATGGCCTGCCTGTTCCATATTGGCAGGCTATCGAAGTGCGTGCGGGGCAGGTACTCAGTTTAGGAGAAATCCAAGGCCCCGGGATGCGCAGCTATATCGCTGTGCGTGGCGGTTTTGACGCGCCACTCTATCTTGGGGCACGCGCGAGCTTTGCGTTGGGCGAATTCGGCGGGCCTGCGACCGGAATCTTGAAGGCGGGGCAACAGCTTTCCTTTGCGCAAGATTTCGTGGAGGGCCCGCCCGCCGTTGTGAGTGATATCCCTCAACTCACCCGCAACTGGGATATTGCTGTTCATTATGGACCTCATGGCGCGCCGGAGTTTTTCGCGCCAGATGATATCGATGATCTTTTCTCGGCCGAGTACGAGGTTCATTTCAACAGTGCGCGCACTGGCATTCGCTTGATTGGTCCTCAGCCGCGTTGGACGCGTGCGGATGGCGGCGAGGCGGGGCTGCATCCCTCCAATATTCACGACAATGCTTACGCTATCGGCGCGATTGATTTTACTGGCGACATGCCAATTATTCTCGGCCCGGATGGCCCAAGTCTGGGCGGCTTCGTTTGTCCTGCCGTGGTGGCGAAAGACGAACTGTGGAAGCTCGGCCAGCTTCGCCCCGGCGATAAGCTCCACTTTCATCCTGTTGATCATGTCACTCGCAAACCCATAAAGCCGAAATCGGATCGTCTACGTGAGCTTCCGGATGTGGTTGTGCGCCGGGCAGGTGACGAAAACATTCTGGTCGAATTCGGCCCTATGGCGGTTGACTTTGCGAGCCGTCTGAAAGCGCATCTATTGATGCAAAGCCTGCAATACGAGAAGGGCCTTATCGACTGCACGCCAGGAATCCGCTCTCTTCAGATTCATTACAACAGCGAAGTGTGGCGCGAGGATAAGCTCCTCGACGCGATTAGCGAACGTGTCGCCGCTTTGCCTTCGCCCGAAAGCGTCATAGTGCCAAGCCGCATTGTGCATCTGCCGCTCTCCTGGAATGATCCATATACCCAGCTTGCGATGCGAAAATATCAAGAGTTGGTGCGGCCCAATGCGCCGTGGTGTCCGGACAACATAGAGTTCATTCGTCGCATCAACGGGCTTTCGTCTGAAGCTGAAGTTCAGCGCGTGCTCTTCGACGCATCTTACCTTGTGCTTGGGCTTGGCGACGTCTATCTCGGCGCACCGGTGGCAACTCCGCTTGATCCGCGCCATCGCCTAGTGACCACAAAGTACAATCCGGCGCGCACCTGGACTCCGGAAAACGCGGTAGGAATTGGCGGCGCTTATCTTTGTGTTTATGGCATGGAAGGGCCTGGTGGCTATCAGCTTGTCGGACGCACCATTCAGATGTGGAACCGCTGGCGAAAGACGGCGTGCTTCGAAGAGCCATGGCTGTTGCGCTTCTTTGATCAGATCCGCTTCTTCCAGGTTTCGACAGCTGAGCTTGCCGAGGCGCGTGAAGCTTTCCCGCATGGCGCTTACCCCTTGCGGATCGAGACCTCGACCTTCTCGCTCGCCGCGCATCGGGAGTTTCTCTCCACGCATGCAGACTCCATTACAGCGTTCAAATACTGTCAGCAAAAAGCGTTCGAAATAGAACGGCAGCGCTGGTGCGACGATGGACTGGATATTTTGGTGGCCAACGGGGCCGCTGCAGATAGCGATGAAGCCATTCCGGTCGGTGCAACGCCGGTTTATGCGTCTACGGCAGGATCTGTTTGGAAACTGGAAACGGCACCAGGAGCCCATGTCGCCGCCGGTACAACAATTCTCATCACAGAGACCATGAAAATGGAAATCGCTGTTACAGCACCCTGTAGCGGCAAGCTGCTGCAGTTGCGCTGCCAGCCCGGGCAAGTGGTGCAAGCCGGACAACTTCTGGCACTGATCGGAGTGACTTGA